From a region of the Euwallacea similis isolate ESF13 chromosome 3, ESF131.1, whole genome shotgun sequence genome:
- the flz gene encoding serine protease filzig isoform X1, whose protein sequence is MKNESWHYFILCFLYYNVFQVTLADVSERSGLTRTRGARKLFGGYRITPKFCKATRTPTNPPGGPNICMFNHECSQRNGQVVGACMDGFLFGACCQLPKDEEIGEILTQEIPALTALDNKLSSKFSPTTHRTTPMYDITSHGVSQIAASLLGQNPPFSGGSNSNIISTGTDNKVNIDSVLGPWPASGVTHSKPETFVGTEDNEINSSYFSSSSATVPLYEKKTTPYGHEETTLRYGETNLPPILQISVSNAPVGYTPLPSIQRPIFRPKPPKPTDENYILVPTLVHAYNKTEHNEEVTLDNLNLLSLSTTTGPLSTFSFVSSSAPTTKRPPTTKKPPSTSYIFSTTVPPRRKTTARRPIQTKKPTKSVYKPSKYSISTQKPNSSSNFTPRPKPPSTSYVYSPTFDPTRKPPNGTYAHSSTARPPTVAHSTFANSPEAFPGSHTTPHVYGSDSTSSTYRPSSVSSTIAGPSFTVTSQPLSQYSPYPSPAPTLIVLGPVNVEKDDGFVVASSSSTEVPSKYQSITTSRPSQFSSLPQRKPVNHVTINNHVTQNIYSTQRPQTSSSQSFPSPTVIITPKPTISSSLPPSANEDTEAIVVTSASDLINFPPDRNPNLNISQPVYSEEDITTPNFVEDDAMNDKVESFVNQIIYGLQEPFNDLKDIVYNKHINATGSPTASSIVTTKKPVKKQGSTTRKPVTKPTSVKTTTKRLATTRRPPLSLTTTKRPTTTRKPPTTVQNFIEIETESELHQNYRDQCGVRPLLKTGRIVGGRGAVFGEFPWQVLVRESTWLGLFTKNKCGGVLISDKYVITAAHCQPGFLASLVAVFGEYDISGDLESRKPISRNVKRVIVHRKYDAATFENDLALLELENPVKFDAHIIPVCLPPDNSDYTKRMATVTGWGRLKYGGGVPSVLQEVQVPIMENHVCQDMFRTAGHSKVILESFLCAGYANGQKDACEGDSGGPLVVQRPDGRYELAGTVSHGIKCAAPYLPGVYMRTTYYKPWITSITGIE, encoded by the exons ATGAAAAACGAATCGTGGCACTACTTTATATTATGCTTCCTATATTATAACGTGTTCCAAGTGACACTTGCGGATGTTAGCGAAAGAAGTGGACTAACCAGAACCAGAG gggccagaaaattatttggtgGTTATAGGATAACACCGAAATTTTGCAAAGCCACAAGAACCCCAACAAATCCTCCAGGAGGGCCTAACATTTGCATGTTCAACCATGAGTGTTCCCAAAGAAATGGGCAGGTTGTTGGGGCATGTATGGATGGGTTTCTCTTTGGCGCGTGCTGCCAATTGCCTAAAG ATGAAGAGATTGGAGAAATTCTAACACAAGAGATTCCCGCATTAACCGCACTGGATAATAAGCTAAGTTCAAAATTTAGCCCCACCACTCATAGGACAACGCCCATGTATGATATAACGTCTCACGGAGTGTCACAGATAGCTGCTTCATTGTTAGGACAAAATCCACCTTTTTCTG gtGGAAGTAACTCTAACATTATTTCAACGGGAACCGATAACAAGGTTAACATAGACTCAGTATTGGGTCCATGGCCAGCTTCTGGAGTTACGCATTCGAAGCCTGAAACTTTTGTAGGTACTGAGGATAACGAAATCAATTCTAGCTACTTTAG TTCCAGTTCGGCGACGGTGCCGCTATATGAAAAAAAGACAACTCCATATGGACATGAAGAAACAACATTGCGGTATGGGGAGACGAATTTGCCTCcaattttgcagatttctGTTTCAAATGCACCGGTCGGTTATACCCCTCTTCCCTCCATACAGAGACCAATATTTAG aCCAAAACCACCAAAACCCACGGatgaaaattacatattagTGCCAACTCTAGTCCACGCATATAACAAAACAGAGCATAATGAAGAAGTTACCCTGGATAACCTCAACTTATTAAGTCTATCAACCACTACTGGACCTTTATCTACTTT CTCTTTTGTCAGCTCAAGTGCCCCAACTACAAAAAGGCCACCGACAACAAAAAAACCACCATCTACCTCTTACATCTTTAGCACAACTGTCCCTCCGCGCAGAAAAACTACAGCTCGAAGGCCGATCCAAACTAAAAAGCCCACAAAGAGCGTTTATAAACCTAGCAAATATTCTATCTCCACCCAAAAACCTAACTCGTCGTCTAATTTCACGCCAAGACCAAAACCACCTTCTACTAGTTATGTATACAGTCCAACATTTGACCCTACCAGGAAACCACCCAATGGGACATACGCTCATAGTTCAACAGCAAGACCACCCACTGTGGCACATTCCACTTTTGCCAATTCTCCCGAAGCTTTTCCTGGTTCTCATACAACCCCTCACGTGTATGGTTCAGATTCCACCAGCTCCACTTATAGACCTTCCAGTGTAAGTTCTACAATTGCTGGCCCAAGTTTCACCGTGACCTCACAACCCCTCAGTCAGTATTCTCCATATCCAAGTCCGGCGCCTACTTTAATAGTGTTAGGACCAGTTAATGTTGAAAAAGATGATGGATTTGTGGTTGCCTCTTCAAGTTCTACTGAAGTTCCTTCCAAATACCAGAGTATCACCACTTCAAGGCCTTCGCAGTTTAGTTCACTGCCTCAGAGGAAGCCAGTAAACCATGTCACAATTAACAATCATGTCACTCAGAACATTTATAGCACTCAAAGACCTCAGACAAGCAGCAGCCAAAGTTTTCCTTCGCCTACAGTCATTATCACCCCTAAACCCACGATTTCTTCGTCCTTGCCCCCTTCGGCGAATGAAGACACAGAAGCAATTGTAGTGACTTCTGCAAGTGACTTAATCAATTTCCCCCCAGACCGCAATCCCAACTTAAACATATCTCAACCTGTGTACAGTGAGGAAGACATAACCACCCCCAACTTTGTGGAAGACGACGCCATGAATGACAAAGTCGAATCCTTTGTGAACCAGATCATCTATGGACTTCAAGAACCGTTCAACGACCTCAAGGATATAGTCTACAATAAGCACATTAATGCTACTGGTAGCCCAACAGCTTCTAGCATTGTCACGACCAAGAAACCGGTGAAGAAGCAGGGTTCCACCACAAGGAAACCTGTTACGAAACCCACCAGTGTGAAGACTACCACCAAAAGACTAGCTACCACCAGGAGGCCTCCTCTTAGTCTCACTACTACGAAGAGGCCTACGACTACCAGAAAACCTCCGACGAcagttcaaaattttatcgaaattGAAACTGAGTCAGAGTTGCATCAGAATTATAGGGACC aGTGTGGAGTGAGACCCCTCTTAAAAACAGGAAGAATTGTCGGAGGACGAGGAGCAGTATTCGGAGAGTTTCCGTGGCAAGTCTTAGTCAGAGAATCGACGTGGCTAGGATTATtcacaaagaacaaatgtGGAG GTGTTCTCATCAGCGATAAATACGTCATAACGGCCGCCCATTGCCAGCCTGGATTTCTTGCTTCCTTGGTGGCAGTTTTCGGAGAATACGACATTTCTGGCGATCTAGAATCCCGGAAACCCATCAGCAGAAATGTGAAGAGGGTCATTGTTCATCGGAAATACGACGCTGCcacatttgaaaatgatttagcACTGTTAGAATTAGAGAATCCAGTGAAATTTGACGCCCACATAA TTCCAGTTTGCCTGCCACCCGATAACTCTGACTACACCAAGCGAATGGCTACGGTAACTGGGTGGGGTAGATTGAAATACGGAGGAGGTGTACCATCAGTTTTACAGGAAGTGCAG GTTCCCATAATGGAAAACCACGTGTGCCAGGACATGTTCAGAACCGCTGGGCATTCCAAAGTTATTCTAGAGTCCTTTTTATGTGCAGGATACGCAAATGGTCAGAAAGACGCCTGTGAG GGAGACTCTGGTGGCCCACTTGTTGTCCAAAGGCCCGATGGGAGATATGAACTTGCCGGGACAGTTTCCCATGGAATCAAATGTGCCGCACCCTATTTGCCTGGAGTTTACATGAGGACGACGTACTACAAGCCATGGATAACGAGCATAACAGGGATAGAATAA
- the flz gene encoding serine protease filzig isoform X2 has product MKNESWHYFILCFLYYNVFQVTLADVSERSGLTRTRGARKLFGGYRITPKFCKATRTPTNPPGGPNICMFNHECSQRNGQVVGACMDGFLFGACCQLPKDEEIGEILTQEIPALTALDNKLSSKFSPTTHRTTPMYDITSHGVSQIAASLLGQNPPFSGGSNSNIISTGTDNKVNIDSVLGPWPASGVTHSKPETFVGTEDNEINSSYFSSATVPLYEKKTTPYGHEETTLRYGETNLPPILQISVSNAPVGYTPLPSIQRPIFRPKPPKPTDENYILVPTLVHAYNKTEHNEEVTLDNLNLLSLSTTTGPLSTFSFVSSSAPTTKRPPTTKKPPSTSYIFSTTVPPRRKTTARRPIQTKKPTKSVYKPSKYSISTQKPNSSSNFTPRPKPPSTSYVYSPTFDPTRKPPNGTYAHSSTARPPTVAHSTFANSPEAFPGSHTTPHVYGSDSTSSTYRPSSVSSTIAGPSFTVTSQPLSQYSPYPSPAPTLIVLGPVNVEKDDGFVVASSSSTEVPSKYQSITTSRPSQFSSLPQRKPVNHVTINNHVTQNIYSTQRPQTSSSQSFPSPTVIITPKPTISSSLPPSANEDTEAIVVTSASDLINFPPDRNPNLNISQPVYSEEDITTPNFVEDDAMNDKVESFVNQIIYGLQEPFNDLKDIVYNKHINATGSPTASSIVTTKKPVKKQGSTTRKPVTKPTSVKTTTKRLATTRRPPLSLTTTKRPTTTRKPPTTVQNFIEIETESELHQNYRDQCGVRPLLKTGRIVGGRGAVFGEFPWQVLVRESTWLGLFTKNKCGGVLISDKYVITAAHCQPGFLASLVAVFGEYDISGDLESRKPISRNVKRVIVHRKYDAATFENDLALLELENPVKFDAHIIPVCLPPDNSDYTKRMATVTGWGRLKYGGGVPSVLQEVQVPIMENHVCQDMFRTAGHSKVILESFLCAGYANGQKDACEGDSGGPLVVQRPDGRYELAGTVSHGIKCAAPYLPGVYMRTTYYKPWITSITGIE; this is encoded by the exons ATGAAAAACGAATCGTGGCACTACTTTATATTATGCTTCCTATATTATAACGTGTTCCAAGTGACACTTGCGGATGTTAGCGAAAGAAGTGGACTAACCAGAACCAGAG gggccagaaaattatttggtgGTTATAGGATAACACCGAAATTTTGCAAAGCCACAAGAACCCCAACAAATCCTCCAGGAGGGCCTAACATTTGCATGTTCAACCATGAGTGTTCCCAAAGAAATGGGCAGGTTGTTGGGGCATGTATGGATGGGTTTCTCTTTGGCGCGTGCTGCCAATTGCCTAAAG ATGAAGAGATTGGAGAAATTCTAACACAAGAGATTCCCGCATTAACCGCACTGGATAATAAGCTAAGTTCAAAATTTAGCCCCACCACTCATAGGACAACGCCCATGTATGATATAACGTCTCACGGAGTGTCACAGATAGCTGCTTCATTGTTAGGACAAAATCCACCTTTTTCTG gtGGAAGTAACTCTAACATTATTTCAACGGGAACCGATAACAAGGTTAACATAGACTCAGTATTGGGTCCATGGCCAGCTTCTGGAGTTACGCATTCGAAGCCTGAAACTTTTGTAGGTACTGAGGATAACGAAATCAATTCTAGCTACTTTAG TTCGGCGACGGTGCCGCTATATGAAAAAAAGACAACTCCATATGGACATGAAGAAACAACATTGCGGTATGGGGAGACGAATTTGCCTCcaattttgcagatttctGTTTCAAATGCACCGGTCGGTTATACCCCTCTTCCCTCCATACAGAGACCAATATTTAG aCCAAAACCACCAAAACCCACGGatgaaaattacatattagTGCCAACTCTAGTCCACGCATATAACAAAACAGAGCATAATGAAGAAGTTACCCTGGATAACCTCAACTTATTAAGTCTATCAACCACTACTGGACCTTTATCTACTTT CTCTTTTGTCAGCTCAAGTGCCCCAACTACAAAAAGGCCACCGACAACAAAAAAACCACCATCTACCTCTTACATCTTTAGCACAACTGTCCCTCCGCGCAGAAAAACTACAGCTCGAAGGCCGATCCAAACTAAAAAGCCCACAAAGAGCGTTTATAAACCTAGCAAATATTCTATCTCCACCCAAAAACCTAACTCGTCGTCTAATTTCACGCCAAGACCAAAACCACCTTCTACTAGTTATGTATACAGTCCAACATTTGACCCTACCAGGAAACCACCCAATGGGACATACGCTCATAGTTCAACAGCAAGACCACCCACTGTGGCACATTCCACTTTTGCCAATTCTCCCGAAGCTTTTCCTGGTTCTCATACAACCCCTCACGTGTATGGTTCAGATTCCACCAGCTCCACTTATAGACCTTCCAGTGTAAGTTCTACAATTGCTGGCCCAAGTTTCACCGTGACCTCACAACCCCTCAGTCAGTATTCTCCATATCCAAGTCCGGCGCCTACTTTAATAGTGTTAGGACCAGTTAATGTTGAAAAAGATGATGGATTTGTGGTTGCCTCTTCAAGTTCTACTGAAGTTCCTTCCAAATACCAGAGTATCACCACTTCAAGGCCTTCGCAGTTTAGTTCACTGCCTCAGAGGAAGCCAGTAAACCATGTCACAATTAACAATCATGTCACTCAGAACATTTATAGCACTCAAAGACCTCAGACAAGCAGCAGCCAAAGTTTTCCTTCGCCTACAGTCATTATCACCCCTAAACCCACGATTTCTTCGTCCTTGCCCCCTTCGGCGAATGAAGACACAGAAGCAATTGTAGTGACTTCTGCAAGTGACTTAATCAATTTCCCCCCAGACCGCAATCCCAACTTAAACATATCTCAACCTGTGTACAGTGAGGAAGACATAACCACCCCCAACTTTGTGGAAGACGACGCCATGAATGACAAAGTCGAATCCTTTGTGAACCAGATCATCTATGGACTTCAAGAACCGTTCAACGACCTCAAGGATATAGTCTACAATAAGCACATTAATGCTACTGGTAGCCCAACAGCTTCTAGCATTGTCACGACCAAGAAACCGGTGAAGAAGCAGGGTTCCACCACAAGGAAACCTGTTACGAAACCCACCAGTGTGAAGACTACCACCAAAAGACTAGCTACCACCAGGAGGCCTCCTCTTAGTCTCACTACTACGAAGAGGCCTACGACTACCAGAAAACCTCCGACGAcagttcaaaattttatcgaaattGAAACTGAGTCAGAGTTGCATCAGAATTATAGGGACC aGTGTGGAGTGAGACCCCTCTTAAAAACAGGAAGAATTGTCGGAGGACGAGGAGCAGTATTCGGAGAGTTTCCGTGGCAAGTCTTAGTCAGAGAATCGACGTGGCTAGGATTATtcacaaagaacaaatgtGGAG GTGTTCTCATCAGCGATAAATACGTCATAACGGCCGCCCATTGCCAGCCTGGATTTCTTGCTTCCTTGGTGGCAGTTTTCGGAGAATACGACATTTCTGGCGATCTAGAATCCCGGAAACCCATCAGCAGAAATGTGAAGAGGGTCATTGTTCATCGGAAATACGACGCTGCcacatttgaaaatgatttagcACTGTTAGAATTAGAGAATCCAGTGAAATTTGACGCCCACATAA TTCCAGTTTGCCTGCCACCCGATAACTCTGACTACACCAAGCGAATGGCTACGGTAACTGGGTGGGGTAGATTGAAATACGGAGGAGGTGTACCATCAGTTTTACAGGAAGTGCAG GTTCCCATAATGGAAAACCACGTGTGCCAGGACATGTTCAGAACCGCTGGGCATTCCAAAGTTATTCTAGAGTCCTTTTTATGTGCAGGATACGCAAATGGTCAGAAAGACGCCTGTGAG GGAGACTCTGGTGGCCCACTTGTTGTCCAAAGGCCCGATGGGAGATATGAACTTGCCGGGACAGTTTCCCATGGAATCAAATGTGCCGCACCCTATTTGCCTGGAGTTTACATGAGGACGACGTACTACAAGCCATGGATAACGAGCATAACAGGGATAGAATAA